A portion of the Hoylesella buccalis ATCC 35310 genome contains these proteins:
- a CDS encoding aldose epimerase family protein, whose protein sequence is MKLTKGLFVGAAFAMALFTGCSSSDSSKLTVSGLDPAKFDTTLNEKPVKLFVLKNSNDMEVCVTNFGARVVSICVPNKAGVATDVVLGYDNIAQYADSVNNASDFGAAIGRYANRINQGQITVAGKKIQLPRNNFGHCLHGGPSGWQYSVYEGNQLNDSTLQLVLHSPDGDNNFPGNVTATVTYTVTSDNTLDMKFEATTDEETVINMTNHSYFNLSGDPSKAGTNMVLYVNADNYTPCDSTFMTTGEIKPVYGTPMDFTKRHALYETIGDTTFTQLKYGRGYDHNYVLNTYKDGKGDDTKVAASLYSPESGIYMEVYTNEPGIQVYSGNFLSGSVIGKKGIAYPQRASVCLETQKFPDSPNKKDWPSPYLKPGEKYFSHVAYKFSVR, encoded by the coding sequence ATGAAACTAACTAAAGGATTATTCGTGGGCGCAGCATTTGCCATGGCACTGTTTACGGGTTGCTCGTCCAGTGACAGCAGTAAGTTAACTGTTTCAGGCTTAGACCCTGCCAAGTTCGACACAACACTCAACGAAAAGCCAGTTAAGCTGTTCGTTTTAAAGAACAGCAATGACATGGAAGTTTGCGTCACAAACTTTGGTGCACGCGTCGTGTCAATCTGCGTACCCAACAAAGCCGGTGTTGCTACCGATGTAGTGCTAGGATATGACAACATTGCGCAGTATGCCGATTCTGTCAATAACGCCAGCGATTTCGGCGCAGCCATTGGTCGTTACGCCAACCGCATCAATCAGGGTCAAATCACTGTTGCAGGAAAGAAGATTCAATTGCCACGCAACAACTTTGGACACTGTCTGCATGGTGGTCCCTCAGGCTGGCAATATTCTGTATACGAAGGTAACCAGTTGAACGACTCAACGCTACAGCTTGTCTTGCATTCTCCTGACGGTGACAACAACTTCCCTGGCAATGTAACGGCAACAGTTACCTACACGGTAACCAGCGACAACACCCTGGACATGAAGTTTGAGGCTACCACCGACGAAGAAACCGTCATCAACATGACGAATCACTCGTACTTCAACCTCTCTGGCGATCCCTCAAAGGCCGGCACCAACATGGTTCTTTATGTCAATGCCGACAACTATACACCCTGCGACAGTACCTTTATGACAACAGGAGAAATCAAACCAGTTTATGGCACACCCATGGACTTCACCAAGCGTCACGCACTGTATGAAACCATCGGGGACACTACCTTCACACAACTCAAATATGGCAGAGGGTATGACCACAACTATGTGCTGAACACCTACAAGGACGGTAAGGGTGACGACACCAAGGTAGCTGCCAGCCTATACTCTCCCGAGTCGGGCATCTATATGGAAGTGTACACCAACGAACCAGGTATACAGGTTTATTCTGGCAACTTCCTTTCTGGCAGTGTCATCGGCAAAAAGGGCATCGCCTATCCACAGCGTGCCTCAGTTTGTTTGGAGACCCAGAAATTCCCTGATTCTCCAAACAAGAAAGACTGGCCTTCACCTTACCTCAAGCCAGGTGAGAAATATTTCAGTCACGTTGCCTATAAGTTTAGTGTAAGATAA
- the galK gene encoding galactokinase, with translation MDIDHVRSRFIKHFDGKTGNIYFSPGRINLIGEHTDYNGGFVFPGAVDKGIMAEVRPNGTNTVMCYAIDMKDRVEFKVDDPEGPRTSWARYIYGMVQEMKKLGVDVKGFNTAFSGDVPLGAGMSSSAALESCFAFALNDLFGDNKVSKWDMALAGQATEHKYVGVNCGIMDQFASVFGQEGKLMRLDCRSREFEYFPFNPEGYRLMLVNSCVKHELVGSPYNDRRKSCENVVKHIAAKYPNEKFETLRDCTWEQLEAVKAEVGEEDYNRARFVLGEKDRVLAVCDALEAGDYETVGKKMYETHEGLSKDYEVSCEELDFLNDVAKENGVTGSRIMGGGFGGCTINLVKDEIHDKFVADVTEKYLAKFGKKPEIYDVVISQGSHKVC, from the coding sequence ATGGACATAGATCATGTAAGAAGTCGTTTCATCAAGCACTTTGATGGCAAAACAGGAAATATTTATTTCTCACCAGGTCGTATTAATTTGATTGGCGAACATACAGATTATAACGGTGGATTCGTATTTCCAGGCGCAGTAGACAAGGGAATCATGGCTGAAGTTCGCCCCAATGGCACCAATACGGTCATGTGCTACGCTATAGATATGAAAGACCGTGTAGAGTTTAAGGTAGACGATCCCGAAGGTCCCCGCACCAGTTGGGCACGCTACATCTACGGCATGGTGCAAGAAATGAAGAAACTCGGCGTCGACGTAAAAGGCTTCAACACCGCTTTCTCTGGCGATGTGCCCTTAGGTGCTGGTATGTCTTCATCGGCAGCATTGGAAAGCTGTTTCGCCTTTGCCTTGAATGATTTGTTTGGTGATAACAAAGTGTCTAAATGGGACATGGCTTTGGCAGGACAAGCTACAGAGCACAAGTATGTAGGCGTTAACTGCGGTATCATGGATCAGTTTGCCAGTGTCTTCGGACAAGAGGGTAAGCTCATGCGCCTCGACTGCCGTAGTCGCGAGTTCGAATACTTCCCATTCAACCCAGAGGGCTACAGACTCATGCTCGTCAACTCATGCGTGAAACACGAATTAGTTGGTTCGCCATACAACGACCGTCGCAAATCTTGCGAGAATGTCGTTAAACACATTGCAGCCAAGTACCCCAATGAGAAATTTGAAACCCTGCGCGACTGCACATGGGAGCAATTAGAAGCCGTGAAAGCCGAAGTTGGTGAGGAAGATTACAACCGCGCCCGCTTCGTTCTGGGTGAGAAAGACCGCGTGCTGGCCGTATGCGATGCATTGGAAGCTGGCGACTACGAGACGGTGGGTAAGAAGATGTACGAGACCCATGAAGGTCTGAGCAAGGACTATGAGGTATCTTGCGAAGAGCTTGATTTCCTCAATGACGTTGCCAAAGAGAACGGCGTTACAGGCAGTCGTATCATGGGCGGTGGCTTCGGTGGCTGCACCATCAACCTGGTGAAGGATGAAATTCATGACAAGTTCGTGGCCGATGTCACAGAAAAATATCTTGCTAAATTTGGCAAGAAACCTGAAATCTATGACGTAGTCATCAGCCAGGGCTCTCACAAAGTATGCTAA
- a CDS encoding MFS transporter codes for MEQQTNKNGVIVAIISMMFLFAMISFVTNLAAPFGNIWGKTYSWAGMVGNLMNFLAYLFMGIPAGKMLVKYGYKKTALIAIAIGFIGLFVQYLSSTFGGSSEMFSVQGQPVMLNFIVYLLGAFICGFCVCMLNTVVNPMLNLLGGGGNRGNQLIQTGGTLNSLAATLTPFFVGVLIGQVTDKTSMTDVTPLLWVAMGVFAVTFLIISFVAIPEPQSTAPGVKSEYSPWNFRHFILGVIAIFFYVGIEVGIPAELNFYITKLDFPGAAAVAGGIVAIYWLLMLVGRFVSSFISGKVSSRTQMIFTSSLAIILLLVAIVLPESSAVSFRGSEVPIKCFFIISCGICTSIMWGCIFNLATEGLGKYTAAASGIFMMMVVGGGVMPFIQDQIATSLNDYIASYWLVIAMLAYLLYYALVGCKNVNKDIPVE; via the coding sequence ATGGAACAACAGACTAACAAAAATGGCGTCATTGTTGCGATTATCTCAATGATGTTCCTCTTTGCTATGATTTCATTCGTAACCAACCTTGCAGCACCATTCGGAAATATTTGGGGTAAAACCTACTCTTGGGCTGGTATGGTTGGTAACTTAATGAACTTCCTGGCTTATCTTTTCATGGGAATCCCAGCAGGCAAGATGCTTGTGAAATACGGTTACAAGAAAACTGCACTGATTGCTATCGCAATCGGTTTCATCGGTTTGTTTGTACAGTATTTATCAAGTACGTTTGGCGGAAGCAGTGAGATGTTCAGCGTTCAGGGACAACCAGTTATGCTCAACTTCATCGTCTATTTGTTAGGTGCGTTCATTTGCGGATTCTGTGTATGTATGTTAAACACGGTGGTGAACCCCATGTTGAACCTTCTTGGCGGAGGCGGTAACCGTGGAAACCAACTCATCCAAACAGGAGGAACATTAAACTCACTCGCAGCAACACTCACCCCGTTCTTTGTTGGTGTGCTCATTGGTCAAGTTACGGACAAAACCAGCATGACTGACGTTACCCCCTTGCTTTGGGTAGCCATGGGCGTGTTTGCCGTTACCTTCCTGATTATTTCATTCGTAGCCATTCCAGAACCACAGTCAACCGCCCCAGGCGTTAAGTCTGAATACAGTCCATGGAACTTCCGTCACTTCATCCTCGGCGTGATTGCCATTTTCTTCTATGTGGGAATTGAAGTGGGTATTCCAGCTGAATTGAATTTCTACATCACCAAGCTCGATTTCCCTGGTGCGGCAGCCGTAGCTGGTGGTATCGTAGCCATCTATTGGTTGTTGATGCTCGTTGGCCGTTTCGTCAGCAGTTTCATCAGTGGTAAAGTATCTTCACGTACACAGATGATTTTCACCTCATCCTTGGCCATCATCCTTTTATTGGTTGCCATTGTGCTCCCCGAGAGTTCTGCCGTGTCATTCCGTGGCTCTGAAGTTCCTATCAAGTGCTTCTTCATCATTTCATGTGGTATCTGTACCTCAATCATGTGGGGCTGTATCTTCAACTTAGCGACAGAAGGTCTGGGTAAATACACGGCCGCAGCGTCAGGTATCTTTATGATGATGGTTGTTGGTGGTGGTGTGATGCCATTCATCCAAGACCAAATTGCAACCAGCCTCAACGATTACATTGCCAGCTACTGGCTTGTTATAGCCATGCTCGCATACCTACTCTACTACGCTCTGGTAGGCTGCAAGAATGTGAACAAAGACATTCCTGTAGAATAA
- a CDS encoding aldose epimerase family protein, which yields MTNTTETENLCGLKSKDFQTTIDGKNTDLYILKNNVGNEVAITNYGGAIVAIMVPDKEGKLANVIQGHDNIQDVIDSPEPYLSTLIGRYGNRIAKGKFHLHGKEYNLPINNGPNCLHGGNKGFNARVWDALQMDDQTLVLKYVSPYGEEGFSGELRTTVVYSFNDDNELSIEYMSTTNKKTIINLTSHGFFSLPGIANPTPTIENQICEINADYYIPIDDTSIPTGEIRFVEGTPFDFRQPKSIGQDIEADDVQIKNGAGYDHCFVLNKKEEGELSFAARLTDPTSGRIMEVYTTEPGVQLYTDNWADGYKGQHGATFPRRSAVCFEAQHFPDSPNHPYFPSVVLKPNQEYKQKTVYKFYTQK from the coding sequence ATGACGAACACAACAGAAACAGAAAACCTCTGTGGATTGAAGTCCAAGGATTTTCAAACCACCATCGACGGAAAAAATACAGATCTTTATATTCTCAAAAATAATGTTGGAAACGAAGTAGCCATCACCAACTACGGTGGTGCCATCGTTGCCATCATGGTTCCTGACAAAGAGGGCAAACTCGCCAACGTCATTCAAGGTCACGACAACATCCAGGATGTCATTGATTCACCTGAACCTTACCTGTCTACTTTGATTGGCCGATATGGTAATCGCATCGCAAAAGGTAAATTTCATTTGCATGGCAAGGAATATAACTTGCCCATCAACAATGGTCCAAATTGCCTTCATGGTGGCAACAAAGGGTTCAATGCCCGAGTTTGGGATGCCCTTCAGATGGACGATCAAACCCTGGTTCTTAAATATGTAAGCCCTTATGGCGAAGAAGGCTTTTCAGGAGAATTAAGGACAACGGTTGTGTATTCGTTCAATGATGATAACGAACTGTCGATAGAATACATGTCGACCACCAATAAAAAGACAATTATCAACCTCACCAGCCATGGCTTTTTCTCACTGCCAGGCATCGCAAATCCTACTCCTACAATAGAAAACCAGATTTGCGAAATCAATGCAGATTATTATATTCCAATCGATGATACCTCCATTCCCACGGGTGAAATTCGATTTGTAGAAGGAACACCATTTGACTTCCGTCAGCCTAAGTCCATCGGTCAAGACATAGAAGCAGACGACGTGCAAATTAAAAATGGTGCCGGATATGATCATTGCTTCGTGTTGAACAAGAAAGAAGAAGGTGAACTAAGCTTTGCAGCCAGATTGACCGATCCAACGAGCGGTCGCATCATGGAAGTGTATACCACCGAACCAGGCGTACAATTGTACACTGACAACTGGGCAGACGGATACAAAGGGCAGCATGGTGCCACTTTCCCACGCCGCAGTGCCGTGTGTTTCGAGGCGCAACATTTCCCTGATTCACCTAACCATCCTTATTTCCCATCAGTGGTATTGAAACCTAACCAAGAATATAAGCAAAAGACTGTTTATAAGTTTTATACACAGAAATAA
- a CDS encoding IS4 family transposase, giving the protein MNKGRYVFSQLCDFLPTDHFKWLIKKYEGNKYVKSFTCWNHLMVLLFGQLSNREGLRDLIVTITPFKSAFHHLGFGKNVSRSNLSKANEIREVKIFQEFADKMVSIAREKRGVVKDFFISNNVYAFDSSTISLCLSVYWWTKLHHGKGGVKLHELYDVKTDIPTFSVITDASVHDSQVMELIPYEKESFYIFDRAYMATRKLYIIEGAEAYFVVREKHKMPFEVIEDKEYNNPSSGIMADQIIRFKGYKTKKQYPNKLRRVVFYDYDGNRTFVFYTNNFEITAEQVAMLYKYRWRVELFFKWLKQHLRIKEFYGTSENAVKIQIYAAIIAYCLVVIVQECMGLKLQTYDVLRILSTALLTKMPLCDLLIEQKEEEFTEGKNLQLCLNFDG; this is encoded by the coding sequence ATGAACAAAGGTCGATACGTATTTTCACAGCTGTGCGACTTTCTGCCGACAGACCATTTCAAATGGTTGATAAAAAAGTATGAAGGTAATAAATATGTGAAGAGTTTCACTTGTTGGAATCATCTGATGGTTCTTCTATTTGGTCAGTTGTCTAATCGTGAGGGATTACGAGACCTTATTGTAACCATCACTCCGTTCAAGTCAGCGTTCCACCATCTTGGTTTTGGAAAGAATGTCAGTAGAAGCAATTTGAGCAAGGCCAATGAAATACGCGAAGTCAAGATATTCCAAGAGTTTGCAGACAAGATGGTTTCCATAGCAAGAGAGAAACGAGGAGTCGTCAAGGACTTCTTCATATCGAACAATGTCTATGCGTTTGACTCCTCAACAATATCATTGTGCCTTTCTGTATACTGGTGGACTAAACTGCATCATGGGAAAGGAGGAGTGAAATTGCATGAACTGTATGACGTGAAGACAGACATTCCGACATTTTCTGTCATTACAGACGCTTCAGTTCACGATTCTCAAGTGATGGAGCTAATTCCCTATGAGAAAGAGAGTTTCTATATATTTGACAGAGCGTATATGGCAACTAGGAAACTTTATATAATAGAAGGAGCAGAAGCTTACTTTGTCGTGAGAGAGAAGCATAAAATGCCGTTTGAGGTCATAGAGGATAAAGAATACAACAACCCTTCATCTGGAATTATGGCTGACCAAATTATACGTTTCAAGGGATACAAGACTAAGAAGCAATATCCAAATAAACTTCGACGAGTGGTATTCTATGACTATGATGGTAATAGGACATTTGTATTTTACACGAACAATTTTGAAATTACAGCGGAACAGGTTGCTATGCTTTACAAATACAGATGGAGAGTAGAACTGTTCTTCAAATGGCTGAAGCAACATCTGCGCATCAAAGAGTTTTATGGAACCTCGGAGAATGCTGTAAAAATACAAATCTATGCAGCTATCATTGCATATTGTCTTGTCGTTATCGTACAAGAATGTATGGGGCTAAAGCTTCAAACCTATGATGTTCTAAGAATTTTAAGCACGGCATTGTTGACAAAAATGCCATTGTGTGACTTGCTCATTGAACAGAAAGAGGAAGAATTTACTGAAGGAAAAAACCTGCAGCTCTGCCTCAATTTTGATGGGTAA
- a CDS encoding bifunctional folylpolyglutamate synthase/dihydrofolate synthase, whose protein sequence is MTYEETIDYLFHATPVFENVGASAYKEGLTNTLALDEHFNHPHRQYKTIHVAGTNGKGSCSHTLASILQAEGYKVGLYTSPHLIDFRERIRVNGKCIDQERVIRFVEEERSFFEPLHPSFFELTTALAFTYFAEQKIDVAVIEVGLGGRLDCTNIITPFLSIITNISLDHTQFLGNTLPLIAKEKAGIIKNHIPVVVGETTAETKNVFEEVANQHEAPLIFAEDNNEIIASRYDNALQERIYKTQSFGEIHGDLMGNYQDKNTNTVLNAVKVLKNYDLIKLSDNSIHQGFKQVSTTTGLLGRWQCIQKSPATYCDTGHNVGGWTYLSQQLAQQDCAQMRIVFGMVDDKDLSTIMQMLPQNAQYYWTQPACQRAFPVEKVAQLGRENHLHGKAFPTVKDAYQAAMHDADAQDFIFIGGSSYVVADLLTFLKQ, encoded by the coding sequence ATGACATACGAAGAAACGATTGATTACCTTTTTCACGCAACCCCTGTGTTTGAAAATGTGGGCGCATCGGCCTACAAAGAAGGCTTAACAAACACATTGGCATTGGATGAGCATTTTAATCATCCACACAGACAATATAAGACCATTCATGTAGCAGGCACCAATGGCAAGGGATCGTGCTCGCATACATTAGCCTCGATTCTGCAAGCAGAAGGGTATAAAGTAGGACTTTACACCTCTCCTCACCTCATTGATTTCAGGGAACGCATACGCGTCAACGGCAAATGCATCGACCAAGAACGCGTTATCAGATTTGTAGAAGAAGAAAGAAGTTTCTTTGAACCCCTTCATCCCTCATTCTTTGAACTGACAACAGCACTGGCATTTACATATTTTGCAGAGCAGAAAATCGATGTTGCGGTTATAGAAGTGGGACTGGGAGGTAGGCTCGATTGTACCAATATCATCACCCCTTTCCTATCCATCATTACCAACATCAGTCTGGATCATACCCAGTTTCTGGGTAACACGCTGCCATTAATCGCCAAAGAAAAAGCCGGCATCATCAAAAACCACATTCCAGTGGTGGTGGGTGAGACAACGGCAGAGACGAAAAACGTGTTTGAAGAAGTTGCAAACCAACATGAAGCTCCCCTTATTTTCGCTGAAGATAACAATGAAATCATCGCCTCCAGGTATGATAATGCGTTGCAAGAAAGAATCTATAAAACGCAGTCGTTCGGAGAAATTCATGGTGACTTGATGGGAAATTATCAAGACAAAAACACCAACACCGTCTTGAATGCAGTGAAAGTGCTGAAGAACTACGACCTCATCAAGTTGTCAGACAACAGTATTCACCAAGGCTTCAAACAGGTTTCGACCACCACCGGACTGCTGGGAAGATGGCAATGCATTCAAAAGTCGCCGGCAACCTATTGTGACACGGGACACAATGTTGGCGGATGGACCTATCTGAGCCAACAATTGGCGCAACAAGATTGTGCGCAAATGAGAATCGTATTCGGTATGGTGGACGATAAAGACCTGTCGACTATCATGCAAATGTTGCCCCAGAATGCACAATACTATTGGACACAACCTGCATGTCAACGCGCTTTTCCTGTTGAAAAAGTAGCACAATTAGGGCGTGAAAACCATCTTCATGGAAAAGCGTTCCCAACCGTGAAGGATGCATACCAAGCAGCCATGCATGACGCAGATGCGCAGGATTTCATTTTCATCGGTGGAAGTAGTTATGTGGTAGCCGATTTATTGACCTTTCTCAAACAATGA
- the dnaJ gene encoding molecular chaperone DnaJ: MAKRDYYEVLGINKNASEDEIKKAYRKLAIKYHPDRNPDSKEAEEKFKEAAEAYDVLHDPQKRQQYDQFGFNAPGAGGFGGFGETGGFSMDDIFSMFGDVFGGHGGFGGFSGFGGEGSRQRPQYRGSDLRLKVKLSLQEIATGVTKKFKVKKDVTCTHCHGSGAENGSKSETCPTCHGSGVVVKTVRTMLGMMQTQTECPTCHGEGTVIKDKCHQCHGTGVVKGEEIVEIKIPAGVAEGMVVNVPGKGNAGQRNGISGNIQVYIEEEENDTFIRDGQDIVYNLLLDFPTAALGGDVEIPTLEGTRVRIKIDAGTQPGKTLRLRGKGLPAVQGYGSGKGDLVVHISVFVPKTLSREEKNMLENLRNNDNFKGDNVTKRSIFKKFRNYFD, encoded by the coding sequence ATGGCAAAACGTGATTACTATGAAGTGCTTGGCATTAACAAGAACGCTTCAGAAGACGAAATAAAGAAAGCTTACCGCAAACTAGCTATCAAATATCACCCCGACCGCAATCCCGACAGCAAGGAAGCTGAAGAGAAGTTCAAGGAAGCAGCCGAGGCCTATGACGTATTGCATGATCCACAAAAGAGACAACAGTACGATCAGTTTGGCTTTAACGCTCCCGGTGCAGGGGGCTTTGGAGGATTCGGAGAAACAGGCGGATTCTCCATGGACGACATATTCTCTATGTTCGGTGATGTATTTGGCGGACATGGAGGTTTTGGTGGATTCAGTGGATTTGGTGGCGAAGGCAGTAGGCAACGACCTCAATACAGAGGTTCAGACCTGCGGCTGAAAGTGAAACTCTCGCTACAAGAAATTGCGACCGGAGTTACCAAAAAGTTCAAAGTAAAAAAGGATGTTACCTGTACGCACTGTCATGGTAGCGGTGCAGAAAACGGAAGTAAGTCAGAGACCTGCCCTACCTGTCACGGAAGTGGCGTTGTAGTCAAGACGGTAAGAACCATGCTGGGCATGATGCAAACACAAACGGAATGTCCAACCTGTCACGGAGAAGGCACCGTCATCAAAGACAAATGCCATCAGTGTCATGGCACCGGAGTGGTAAAAGGCGAGGAAATCGTTGAGATTAAAATACCGGCAGGCGTGGCAGAAGGCATGGTCGTGAACGTTCCGGGCAAGGGTAACGCAGGCCAACGAAACGGTATCAGCGGGAATATCCAGGTGTACATCGAAGAAGAGGAAAACGATACTTTCATTCGTGATGGTCAGGACATCGTTTACAACCTGCTGCTTGACTTCCCAACTGCGGCCCTCGGAGGAGACGTAGAGATACCCACACTGGAAGGAACGCGGGTTAGAATCAAGATTGATGCTGGTACACAACCTGGGAAGACATTGCGCCTGAGAGGCAAGGGATTGCCCGCCGTGCAAGGATATGGCAGCGGAAAAGGTGACTTGGTGGTGCACATCAGCGTCTTCGTACCAAAGACTTTGAGTCGTGAGGAAAAGAACATGCTGGAGAATTTGCGCAACAATGATAATTTCAAAGGCGACAATGTGACCAAACGGTCTATCTTCAAGAAGTTCAGAAATTATTTTGATTAA
- a CDS encoding nucleotide exchange factor GrpE: MSNKNKLKHQAKEDILKNQEGDVDTQATVDNEANAEVSEKQKETEEVEDTSETKEDPLQKAQAELDELKDKYLRTVAEFENYKKRTQKEKAELIFNGSEKTVSAILPILDDMERAAANSANTEDIQALEEGWELIFKKLQTTLEGLGVKKIETKDKDFDVDFHEAVAMVPGVEEDKKGKVVDCVQTGYTLNEKVIRHAKVAVGQ; encoded by the coding sequence ATGAGCAATAAAAATAAATTGAAGCACCAAGCGAAAGAAGACATTCTCAAAAATCAAGAAGGTGATGTAGACACACAAGCTACAGTAGACAATGAAGCGAACGCCGAAGTTTCAGAGAAACAGAAAGAAACTGAAGAAGTAGAAGATACTTCAGAAACTAAAGAAGATCCGCTTCAGAAGGCACAAGCCGAGCTTGATGAACTGAAAGACAAATATCTACGCACTGTTGCAGAGTTCGAAAATTACAAAAAGCGCACGCAAAAAGAGAAAGCTGAATTGATTTTCAATGGTAGCGAAAAAACGGTTTCGGCCATTCTGCCCATCCTTGATGACATGGAAAGAGCAGCAGCAAATTCAGCAAACACAGAGGATATCCAGGCATTGGAAGAGGGTTGGGAGTTGATTTTCAAGAAACTTCAAACCACATTAGAGGGCTTAGGCGTCAAGAAAATCGAGACAAAGGACAAAGATTTTGATGTAGATTTTCATGAGGCCGTTGCCATGGTTCCTGGTGTGGAAGAAGACAAAAAAGGAAAAGTAGTTGACTGCGTACAAACAGGATACACCCTCAACGAAAAGGTCATCAGACATGCCAAAGTGGCTGTAGGCCAGTAA
- a CDS encoding ABC-F family ATP-binding cassette domain-containing protein, whose amino-acid sequence MITVSNLAIQFGKRVLYKDVNIKFTRGNIYGIIGANGAGKSTLLKAISGELEPNKGTIELGPGERLSVLEQDHFKYDEFKVMDTVLMGHEPLWNNMKEREALYGKAEMTEEDGNRAADLELKFAEMNGWEAESNAAQLLQNLGIKEDLHNKQMAELSNNEKVRVMLARALFGNPENLLLDEPTNDLDLDSVQWLEEYLSNVEQTVLVVSHDRHFLDAVSTQTVDIDFGKVTVFSGNYSFWYESSQLALRQAQNQKMKAEEKRKQLEEFIRRFSANVAKSKQTTSRKKMLERLNVEEIRPSSRKYPGIIFQMDREPGNQILEVEGLKAVDTDGTVLFDNVSFNVEKDEKIVFLSHNPKAMTALFEIINGNRQADAGTYKWGVTITTAYLPLDNAEYFNSKLNLVDWLSQFGTGNEVVMKGYLGRMLFSGEEVLKEVNVLSGGEKMRCMIARMQLKNANCLILDTPTNHLDLESIQAFNNNLVSFKGNILFSSHDHEFIQTVANRIIELTPSGTIDKLMEYDEYIYDEQIKELKEKMYNA is encoded by the coding sequence ATGATAACAGTTTCAAATCTTGCCATCCAATTCGGCAAGAGAGTGCTCTACAAGGACGTCAACATCAAATTCACGCGCGGAAACATCTATGGGATTATAGGTGCCAACGGTGCAGGGAAATCAACATTATTGAAAGCCATCAGCGGCGAATTAGAGCCAAACAAAGGGACCATTGAACTGGGACCAGGTGAGCGTTTGTCGGTACTCGAACAAGATCACTTCAAATATGATGAATTCAAGGTGATGGACACCGTGTTGATGGGTCACGAGCCTTTGTGGAACAACATGAAAGAGCGCGAAGCCCTTTACGGCAAAGCCGAGATGACGGAAGAAGATGGGAATCGCGCAGCAGATTTGGAACTGAAGTTCGCAGAAATGAACGGATGGGAAGCTGAGAGCAATGCAGCCCAGCTTTTGCAGAATCTTGGCATCAAAGAAGACTTGCACAACAAGCAGATGGCAGAGCTGTCGAACAACGAGAAAGTGCGTGTCATGCTGGCAAGAGCCTTGTTTGGCAATCCAGAAAACTTATTGCTTGACGAGCCTACCAACGACTTGGACCTTGACTCGGTGCAGTGGTTGGAAGAGTATTTGAGCAACGTAGAGCAAACGGTGTTGGTGGTTAGTCACGACCGTCACTTCCTGGATGCCGTCAGCACACAGACTGTTGACATCGATTTTGGTAAAGTAACGGTATTCTCTGGCAACTATTCGTTCTGGTATGAGAGTTCTCAGCTGGCATTGCGTCAGGCTCAGAATCAAAAGATGAAAGCCGAAGAGAAGCGCAAGCAGCTGGAAGAGTTTATCAGACGGTTCTCTGCCAATGTGGCAAAAAGTAAGCAAACCACCTCTCGCAAGAAGATGTTGGAGCGACTGAACGTGGAGGAAATTCGTCCGTCGAGTAGAAAATATCCTGGAATTATCTTCCAAATGGATCGAGAACCAGGCAATCAGATTCTGGAAGTTGAAGGACTGAAAGCGGTAGACACCGATGGAACGGTACTTTTTGACAACGTCAGCTTTAATGTAGAAAAAGATGAGAAGATTGTTTTCTTGAGCCATAATCCCAAGGCCATGACAGCGCTCTTCGAAATCATCAACGGCAATCGACAGGCTGATGCGGGAACTTACAAATGGGGCGTGACCATCACCACCGCCTATCTCCCACTCGACAACGCCGAATATTTCAACTCAAAGCTAAATCTTGTGGACTGGCTCAGCCAGTTTGGGACGGGCAACGAGGTGGTTATGAAAGGCTATTTAGGACGCATGCTGTTCTCTGGCGAGGAGGTATTGAAAGAGGTCAACGTGCTGTCGGGCGGTGAAAAAATGCGCTGCATGATTGCTCGCATGCAACTGAAAAATGCCAACTGCCTGATATTAGACACACCAACCAACCACCTGGACTTGGAGAGTATCCAGGCGTTTAACAACAACCTCGTATCGTTTAAGGGCAACATTCTGTTCTCTAGTCATGACCATGAATTCATTCAGACAGTAGCCAATCGCATCATCGAATTGACACCGAGTGGCACTATAGACAAACTAATGGAATACGACGAGTATATCTACGATGAGCAAATCAAAGAACTGAAAGAAAAGATGTATAATGCTTGA